In Rhodamnia argentea isolate NSW1041297 chromosome 1, ASM2092103v1, whole genome shotgun sequence, the genomic window GTAATGGGTTTTCCATTTTCTACTGCTCGACATGGGCGAGTCTCGCCCGCTGGATCTTAGAAATGCATCTTCGATTCGAGTCGATAAGAGCGGTAAAACATAGTGAAAGGAGGCGGGTAAATCTGCTCAATCAAAGACGTGCCGACCGTGCCGAACGGCAATCGTAGCGGCTGTCGAGTAGAGACAAGTCGAATAATGTCACGAAGAACATGAGAGTCGAACGAAATGTCAATCTATTTCAATGTGCTTgtttctttcttgaaaaatgattattatgTGCTGTTTGGATAGCACTTCATTAGTGTTGATTGGTCGAAACAAGCAATGAAAAGAGCCAGAGCATTACTAAAGATTGGTGGGTTCATTGAAAAATGGATGCCGACGCGGCTGACCAccttacaaataaaaaaactcaatagcCGCTTCCTCAAATAATAATGGCTTTGATACCAAGTCAAGTATTATGGTGACAGAAAGTGTAATATCCTGCACATTTCCACTGAAGAGTACATGAGTCAATTTACAGGCTTTACATTATGACTCTCTACTGTAGAAAACTATCAATTACAGTTAActaaaataaatcgaaaaatgtCAATGTATGTGCTGCAGAATTTCTGGTCTCACGTTCTCGTGGTACAACCTTTGGATAAGAAAATATGTACCAAAGCACCATCATAGTCCAACCATTATGTTCTGTCGAGACACCATTGCTTGAGACACAACCCAATAATGCACCCCTCACCGGGCAACTTGCCTCGTACGGATGTGATCTGCACATGTAGGTGATGATCTCTCttccatttcaattttttttttgtgtgtgtgggaAAAAGATCCGCTTTATGTTGGGACGGTGACACAAACTTTAGACAAACATGTAATGTGATcgttgaacttttaatttgttcaacgtgatcCCCGAATTTTGGCTCGGTATGCAATGCAATCTCCAAAATTTATCTAAAATCTATCTCAACGATATTTAAGTATCATCAAATAGACACGAGATTTTTTGGAATGGTAAGGTATAACCACATAACACATAACTATaggtgaaatttttatttagatCTATTTCCCACTCATCTAAACTTGGTAGACCTGTATACAGAAACTAGTTAAGTATTTATAGGATTCAAATTTAGAACTctatgaacaaaaaaatcaagagcAAAAGTTTTTAAGATGAAGATCGCCCTAAACATACTCTCAGTCTCAGCTTGTACTATGCATAAATCTCGGAAAGCGCATATGAATTTCTTGCGGCCGTTTTGTCCTTGTCCAGATAACGTTCTGCAGGAATTTCAGAGACGAGATACAACAAAATTGCACGGGGAAATCCCATAATGACGATGCTGCCTAAGTTTTGAAAAATCTAGGGGGAAGGATCCTCTCCGCAAGCGAAAGAGACACACGTGACAAACAGCAAAATTCACGCCGATCTCCGCAAGATTTGGATAGAGCCCCACCCTCGACTTGGTCGCTCTCTCACCACATGTTGTTTCGGATAGAATGTGGTACGAGAGCTCCGGACATGTGCTGCTTTGATCGCTGTCGTCGTGAATTATTTCGAGAAAATGGAGCGTTCGTAAAATAATGAATGCAAAAGAATGGGCGCGCGAAATACAGGGTGGAAATTAAGAAGAAAGCGAAACTTCGTACAAATTTTGCGAGGGACCGTCCTTCGGATCTCTCCCTTTTTACAGAGAGCATAGATATTTCAGACAttcatgtcaaaaaaaaaaaaactcgccAATTTGGCCAATCTTAATGTGGATGGGCCAATCTTACATGTGATGTAGAAGTCCACTTGCTATAAGTACCTAAGAAGATCTAGTTTCGCACGAAGCCATCCCATTTTCTTAAACCCCGATCGATCTGACTAGGGCTTCGGCGGGCGGACTCGGCCGGCCTTGACGGTCTTAGCCACGTTGAAGACTCGAGCATCCCCGCCCGTAGCCCATGCGATCCGACAAAGACCCCTGATCGTCGATTCGGATGTCTGATTGTATGCACCCTTTAAAGCAAAAAAGCCTCAAGACACAAACCCCGATTTGCCTAATTGGGTCGATCTTTACGTCCATAAAAAGGCGAAGACCAATTCAAAAGATGTGTGGCACTGGCATCCAACGAGACGATCTAATCCATATGACAAATCAAATGGCCAATCGAAACGTGCCACGTGGATCGATTACACATGTGGGTTGAGTAGTAATAAAGTGCAAAATTTGAAGGGAGGTGGACGTTTTTTCAATGGTTCCCAAAGGGAGGAAAACTTCAATTATTGGTcgttaaaggaaaaaaaaagttcattattattattattattattattattattattattatttgtatGCTTTaccaaaattttggattttattattattttgttttttgccaTACTAAGGTGTtggcaaaaatatttgattCCCCACCTCTTTCCATTGCTTAAGGAGGGGGTAATGGATTCTTCAGTGCTCATTGGTGGGTCTTTGCTTTTTGCTGAGACAACGAGCTATTGGCAAATCTAAGACACATGAAGACAACAAGGTTTTGTCCCACGCGATGCAAGAAACACGTTTTAGCGtggcaaaaaaatttgatttcatgCTCCTATTAATTTAATCACGGGGAAACTGTCCAATCAGCTGCAAAACCTACTGTATAAATGCCAATTAGTTCCGAACCTTTCGATTTCGTCAGAAAATATTATCCCAAAACCGCGCACGAGATCCTCGATGTGGTCCTTCCGGTCAATCTTTGCCGGATGTTGCTCGACGGCGGTGTGCCACGTAGCATGATCGGAGAAGACTAGACCGCTATATCGAGGCTTTCCGGCGAAAATCAATTGGAACGGCCACATCGAAATTTCGCACAAAAATTTATCACTGAATCGGCGGAATTGGatagtttaagattaaattgatatctGTGCAAAGACTAATGaggtaattttgtctttttaaccATAAGCGGGCATATACAATGATTTTCAGACCTAATAGATACGCGACTTCACATTATGTTGGgcgaaaagccaaaaaaaaaaagaagcgatTTGAAACTTGCATCGTCTCTATATAGGAAAGGGACAGAAAATGCCTATCGCACTTTAGAAGAGAGAATATACAAGGGATGGTAATCGTGAATCCTTCTCGTTTTCCTTCTTTCTGCTCAGCCAGCTGCTAATTCGAGCCCTTTATATTATATAGTtactttttataaaaattatccaaaaagtcctaaacctattgtcattttatcaatttagttataaaccttctaattttgccaattgtgtcatgaacattttcacgttttgccaatggccgaaaattgctgatgtggacgttgTCCGGGCTTACGTGAACtatttttaataagtttttgattttttattattgattgttattgattttttatttttcatttctctcttcttttcttttttcttctttttttttttggctcaaagtGCAAGCGGTGTCTCCAGCCACCGGCCAAGGGCCGTGGATGGCGAGGGGCAAGGGTAGCAGCTTTTGCCGGATTTGACTAGGGCTCACGAGCCCTCACAAGGTGTCACGAGCCCTCTCCGACCACAGAGAGGGAGGGTGTGGCCTTTGCCTAGGGGCTAATGGGGCTCGCCGACCCTCAATCGGTGGTCGGCGGCCCCGCGGACCCtttaaaccaaaaaaagaaaagaaagaaaaggaaaaatgaaaaaaaaataaaaaatttgaaaaagtatggtaatattattaaaaaaattatccgcgtCAACGCCAAGCGTGTCACGTAAGTCCGTCGACATTCACGGCAgggattttcagtcaaaattggctgaatggactcaattagccaaacgtgaaaaagttttagtactcaattggcaaaattaaaaggtttatgattgaatagccaaaagtgcaataagtttaggactttttagacaattttttcaatttttttttttgttatattttccCTCCATTCAGCCAAAGGTGGAGCAAATTTCATCCAACCGACTTTTTTTATTAGCGGGTTACAAACATGGACATCACCCAGATTTATAACCGTTATATCTCTAATTTGTGGGTTACGAGTTAATTATGGGCATCAACCATATGCAAAAATTTAACTAAATACAAATACGGGGACGTCAATGAGGAAAAATGTTGATAAAGGAAAACCCTAGTTCATAAGTATATACGTCCGTGATGCCTCATGTATATAACAGATAAATTACAAGGGTTGTTGGAGAAGGTTTATTTTGGCTACAGTTAACTTCATCCCCGCCTCTAACCAACATGCTACAAGTTACAAACATCACTCGCGAGTCGCGTGCACACTGACGAAAATTAAAGGCCGGTGATGATCTTAACTGTGCGTAATTTGCCGATCAGAAGATTGATTGGATGAACTAATCTCCGACCGGGAACGGGGAAAACACGACCCCCCTGTTTTTTCCGTCCAAATCGTCTATGCCTAAGTTGAAAAAGTGGGTTGAAGCCCTTGGTTGCCACACCTCTCTACGTCACCTGCTCATGTCAATGTGTCTTATGTAAATAGCATTGTGGCAATCCAGCCAAGCTCAAGTGACTTCATGGGAACATTCCCAACAACTTCTACAGAACTCacacaggaaaaagaaaaaccaaaaacttCGATCCTGCTCATGAGCAGAACACCGGCGTTTGTCTCTCCAATTCGGTCAAGGGTCGTACCAATCCATCACCTTGGACCCTCTAGAATCCCCTGGTCTCTCCTTAAACAGCCTCTCCCTTTTCATTAGGTTCGTCGATCAACATCCGAGAATCCTGGTCTTTCACGTCAAGAATTTACACAACAATACAAGATTTAAAGTTTAGGAAGTTATCCCATCTGCTTGATGCTAAGCAATCTTTTCGTGCATGCACATTGGCCCTTGCATGTCACCCcaaagtttgaaacttttgagACCCCTTTTTCCCAGAGTCAAAAAGAGAACAATCAAAGGAAAATATCTGATGGAACTTCAAAATCTTGCTGACCATCACCACCAACCGACCCGTCAACTGACATTTGATCATTGGGGGCGCGTTAATGGTGAGAACGCCTTTTTGATGAGTTAGGAGGGAACAAAAGGGAATTCTTCAGGATTCTGTGGCTTCGGAAGGGAAGATTGCGTGAAGAGCATGGACGTAAAAACACAGAGACAAGTTCAGGACCGACCCGTGAACGACAGCTTTCTATCCCCCCGACATATCATCATTTGCTTAATCCCATACTTTGTTAGTTGTCATCCTGTCACTTGAACGAAAAAGATTCTTGGTTATGAATTAACTCTTAATCGTGATTAGGATAACACGATGCACAGAATCACCTTTTTAACTGTAGTATATACCATGGTGGGGGTACCTGTAGAGTTTGTGATGAGAAATTATGCACATTTCAGTTTTAAGCTTTTTGGGTTCTGCAATTAATTGTCCATTTTATGCTGCTTTTGCCTCTTTAGAAATGTGAATGTCCATTGGACATGTGCAAGATTATTACTAAGCATGACTCCAAACAGATGGTTAGCTCATGATAGAACCGACCGCCCAAAAGTGCGCAAACATGTGCAAATCGCTTTTCACTCTGTCTCGTGGAAAATTCAGACATTTTCGTGACCCAAAATCATGGATGTTTTGGATTCCGGACGCGACAGATGAAGTTGCTCACTGGACCAGCAGACATCAGGTACATTTCATATGTCCAAGGAGATGAGTGAGGCAGTGATCCAGCCGGATATTTCTGTCCCTAGATTAGCCCAAAaggaaaagttcaaaaaagagGATCTAGAATCCATAATTTGATTGACTATactggagaaaaaaaagggattccCCCCAAGCTCGTGATGCTTGCCGGTAGTACTTTCTATTGTTGCAGATATGAAAGCCATGAAGTCCGATCGTGAATTCTGCTGAGACAAGAGGGTCTTTTCGAACTACGAAATTGTAGAAATGAGCCCAATTAGCACGAATATTCAATCTCTTATGCCTGATATACCAGATGTTTCTCATTCTTTGCTATAAGAACTGGAACTTTTATGAGAATGAATGATTTCTGCTAATGCAGCATCCCCCCTTACcaaaaatgaacaagaaaatttCAACTCTAAATAAGTTCGGATTCGTATTAAGATTTACAATAATTTCTGTAACCATAGGTTTCCTGTACAAGACATGAGCCAGAaaggcaaaaagcaaaaaggaaaaaaaaaagactgtcCCAAACAATGCCAAGAAGAGCATCAAAGTGACAAGTCGAGCTCTTCACAGTCAAACATCAGCTCATTCTCATACCTCTTCAGTACAAACCTCTCTTCAGATGCTATAATGCTGGTGACAATGCAGTTCTTGTTCGAGAATGGCTTCCTACCTGTCCTTCCAGCTCGATGAAGGTAATCTACGGCACTCCTCGGAAGATCGAAGTTGTAAATATGAGTTGTTTCAGGCAGGTCGATACCTCTGGCCGCGATATCAGTTGCTACGATAAGATAACCTTCTTTTTGTCTCACTTCCTGTCGTCCAAATACGAAGGAATAAAATATGAAGTCAGGGACCCGACATATTTTCACCAATAGACTGGCTAGGATGTGCTTCAGTATGCCCATGTTTGGCATGACGAGGAGTATTTGCCTAGTTTAACTTGAGAAGGTCTACTTTAGGCGTCAATGAAGGttatgaagaaagaaagggtATTCCCAAAGATAACACAGTTGTAGTCAGATAATTTCCTTACGGGAattatatataatctctttGATACTGCTAAGCGCTACCAAATGATAATGGTCCGTTaaggttttgcagcatctttCGTCCTGTCTCAAATGAATCTGGCATCTCAGATCCTCAGGGAATAAGTGTAAAATCCATCTCATTCCAAATTTATTATAAGATGAACACCGTTGAAAGGCATATCTTTAATATGCCAAATTTCTCAACCGTGAGCATCCTCAAAGTGAGGGAAGAAACATCATGATGGAAAAAGTGAAAAGCACTTACCGAGAGTGAAGCTGCTCGGGCATTAAAATTCATGTCTTCTTCTAGAAGGAGAATATTAGAGCAACTTCCATAAgaattcttcaagaattcaagtaGAAGAGTTGTTGGCGGTGCATTTCCAGCCTTTTTTGACTTCTCAGACTACACGCACATAAGATAGAATTGGTTAGTGGACCCATGGACTGCTGTTTACGAAGGTGTATTCACGTTATATGTGTGTGCTCATGAACGCTACAAGCTTCTGAAGAATCTGTAAATACAAGCTGCATTCACTTTAATACATTCCAATAACCCTCTTCATGCAGGCAAACTTTTGGCCCATCATTAAAAACTCCTCATATTTGGAAACCAATTTTCATTCAGCAACCAAGATAAACGTCATAAGAGCATAAAATTCTTTCACTGGTGTGAAGAACACAATATTTGTTTTATTTGATGCACCTGCATATGGACAGATGACCCTACTGATGCATGAAACTCTCCCAGTCCATTAAACATTTTTCAGCTAATATAAATAATCACTGCTGCATGAATTGGGGATGGAGCCTGCCATATCATACATCAGTTGACATGTTTCGACACCACTTTTCATTATCCGGATAAACATCTTCTGCTCTATTCATGCTTATAACAAGTACAGCaccaaaaaattctgaataaGCTATGGAAAAGCAATGCAGGATGTGCATCAGGCAGTATACCTGCTCGCCAACAAATATAATTGCAGAATCGGGGCGGTCCCACTGTAACAAGTATAGCAAGGTCTGATGTCTCCTATGCCTATGACACGTCTGAAGCAGATAGAAGCGTGAAGCATGTCAAAAGCCAATGATCATCAATTGAGTACAGGGACTATGAAGATGAACATAAAATGAGCAGATGCATCACTTCTATGAAAGAGTCCATGGATCAAGTCTCCCATTCAACGTCCTTACCACAAATCTATGATTTAGACATGATGGCATAGGCTCTATTGGATTGACATGGATGTGAACCACGTCAGTCTGTGACAGGCAAAATCATATTAAGATAAAATCAGTGAGTGCATGAGTAAACCCCAACAGAACATTCGCAAGAATGATAGCTTCATGAAACCAACCTTAGTCCACTTCTGTTGTATACAATCATGTAAAAATCGCTTATGCTGAGGTATGGATGCACTAGCAAAAACAGTTTGACGGCTGTTGCATGATGAGTACGACATCAACAGCTTCCGGAGAGAGCTGACTTGCTTGGAAGAGTTGAACATGAAATCCACCTAGGCAGCAGCAAAGTCAGAATGTCAGTTCTTCGTCCTACAACATCCAGAAAGTATCATCCTCGTATAAAACAAGATATGGAGGCCCCAATGGGATAAACCCACATCTTTAATAATCTCTAATGTGGTGATTATATGGTACCCAATGAAATATACTTGCAACACTATAGACCAATCATGGCAATACATGCTAACTGAATATCCTCTCTTAAAAAGGACCCTTCACCAGTCACTCTAATCACCATAGGCATATGAGAGGCAATAACTGTCCACCCTAAAAATACTAGTGAATTCTgaatacatttaaaaaaaaaaaaaaaaaatgagcgcCACTTGTGAATGCGTGGGGACTTATCTGGAGGAGAAAGTAATCTAGCATCTTAACAAGAATTGTGGGTTAATGAATCAGCTTTCAGATGTGAAGAAGGTCTAGCTCCAAAAATAAGAACTCAACTTTTACCCAATTTACCTCGTCAATCACTAGAATCTGCACCGTGTCAAGTTTAAAAACTTGCTTCTCCAGCATCTGGCACAAACTCCGGATGGTTGCCACTAGTATTGCTGGGGGTTCTGCCTAAAAATGTTACAAGGAAAAGCCAAGGAGGTCATATTGAAGGTCGACACAAGAAATCGGTCAACAGCATGCTTCAATATTAGAAAAGCAACCCAAAGACATAGCTACATTAGGCAATTGATATTTGTTAGCACTTGAATGGACAAGTGTGGGGATTTTAGGTGGGCTATTTTAACTGCCAGCTTGTGTTATCATACTTCTAGTCAGACAGGTCCTCTTCTGTTCTCAGGTTTAAAGACCTCAGCACGAAAATTTAGCCTTTTCCTCTTCTTAGTAATCTTTATTTAAGATTCATTAGCTCAAAGCTGGAAATTTCACTAAAACTAAAAGTCGAGTTACAGGGATACTTGTAAGAGTGTGAAcagaataatcaaatcaatgagCAAGTTAACCCGCAAATATTCAGTCATGAAAAAGGAGACAACTAAATATACACATGAGTATCAATAAAGAGACAAacttattttgaccaaaaatggAAGAACTTACAGCAATTGTCAATGGAATAAATGAGTAAACTAATATGCGGGAGAATAGTTTTGCATAAATTGCAGGAAAAAACATTTTGACATCATTAATCCTACAAAAGCAAATGGATACCAGCATATGATATTCAgtcaaaaaaagggaaaaaaagtatAATGCACAAGCCTTCTTTTTTTACAGAGCAATCACAAAAATGTAGTTGAAGTATATCAGAAGATAGCTCTGCTAATAGTGTGTAGGTCTCCCCGGAGAGGGAAGGATAGTAGTAGCAAGCTAAGCATTTCAATATTGATTCTCCATGACTTCTTCCATATATGTGAATGCTAGTCATTTCCTCTGATCAATAAGTACACTAATTATACAACAAGGGTTTTCAAGAATTACTGTTTCTATATATCAGTTACAATGACAGTTATTAGTAATTTATCAGCACTAGCTTAACTGTAATCTTATGCTCAGAAAGCACACCACAAACATATGCAGCCTATGGAAACACAcatgcacagagagagagagacctttaaCCAACTCTTGTGTCTTTTCAATGTACCTCCATCTAGAAGAGCCATAACAGTACATGGTTTATTCTGCTTCATTTCAAGATCCATCGGCTTTGCAGCCAACAGCCGAGCAACTTTGGCTACCTTGACATAAATGCATAACAATAAGAAGAAGACATGACATTGTACTCTTAATGTAGCGTGATAGCATTTTATGCAGATATAACAACCACATTCTACTTTACAATAGTGAAAGAGAACCAGAAGACCAAAGGGAAAATGTCAAATGAATTATCATAACCAGAAATCTACCTGAATGCCAAGTTCTCGGGTGGGGACGACTATTAATGCTTGTACAGAAGACCGTTGGGTGTTCATAACTGAAAATATCCGCAGAAGGTACGTCAGCGTCTTCCCGGAACCTGTCTAGATGGCCAAAAGCATGAGTGCACCGGCTATGTCAATGTAGaatccttttactttttcttccttAGTTGAGTTCATATGCAGAGTCAAAGAGTAATTCCAATTAAGTTGGAAGTCTGAACATCCATGGTATAGATCATATCACCTCAGACACATATTAGACAACTCTTTTCTTGAACATCTCCTCGTAACTCAACTTACACGACCGTGAATTGACCAATATAGCGGAATACTTCATGACTGCCTGGTGCAAAGCAGTCTTAAGCCTTTTGGAAAAGTTGCAAAGTAGTCCTTCCGTTCATATTTTCCCCCAAATTGCCTACGTGGGAGTCTTTCCGGGAAACTGATGAATGGAAGGACTGCACCACGTCTTTTTAAATTCTCATAAAGGGTGTAAGACTGCACTGCACAAATTAAAAGGCTCCGGCATCCGACTTAATCGCATTTACTGCCAACTTCCAGTGTACTCATTTTCTCGTTCTGTTCTTAACAGAGAACTGAAACCAATGGCAAATAAGAGACCAACCTGAGCATGAAGCACGCAGTCTCTCCCAGAGAAAAGGGCAGGCAATGCTTCTCTCTGAACATCAGTCGCTAATACGTACCCAACTTCCTCCATCCTGCAAAATCACCCAacataaaattctccatatagCTCCAAAGACCCAATATGGGCAAAACAATAACGAAACCCGCCTtcatttcggttcatgctctcACTTCTCGCTCTAAAGTAACAATCTTTGAACTTGGTATTAACACTTGCCTGCGCAGGATATGCTCGGGGACGTGGCCGCTACAAATTCTTCTCAGTGTGGGAGGGGCTGATTCCGGGTCGGCTTCCTCGTCCGTCACGGGGGAGAAGCTAACGAGGGCTCGCGGTGGCTCGTGACTGGGCGTGGAGAGAGGAGATTGAATTGGGCGAGCGATGACGGTCGAGAACTTGGGCTCCGGGTTTCGGGGAAGAAAGAGGGACGAAGAAGAGACGAGCTTTGTTGCAGGAGAAACGGGAGCACAGAGAAAGGCGAGCGGAGTGGTCGGAGAAGCGGCCATTGTCGAGCAAGAAGCTCGCTCCTCGGACAAGAGCAGTGACCGGAATGGAAAGTGGATACGTCTGAGTCTGACCCTGTAAGCAAATCCTCTTCGTTTGCCTTTTGCCCGAGTTAAATCGAATTTAATTAAAaccattcactcaaaagcaacAAAATAATGACATATATAATCTCGtttcaaaacttttaatttatctaacataatctttgaactttaataagatatgcaatatcttcCCTAAACTCTAATTTATTTAATacaattcctaaacttttagtacatatttTATCTAGTCTTTGGACCATATTAAGTGATCAATATaatcttttcattaattaaaaTCTAAAGATAAATATTGAACATCTCGATGTAGCCTagggattagattgaacatATATAAAAAGATTAAGAGGTCATATTAAACAAGTCAAAAATTTTAGAAGCGACATTGAACatatattaaaagtttagagattatattgaacaaattaaaagttcaaagctgacattacatattggaccaaacttcttaaatcatttatggaattatcccaaaaaattcCGTCAAGTACCCGTGTTGAATGGATTGTTGGGCTTCAACAATATGTTTTTGCAAAATTGACGGTGATTAGCTTTTTGAACACAAGCTTACGCATCCTAATCCTCCCTCGATCCCTACGTTATAAAGCTTTccacttctttttatttcacgtTGAACTTCAGTTATAGCAGCCGGACAACTACG contains:
- the LOC115753624 gene encoding DEAD-box ATP-dependent RNA helicase 58, chloroplastic isoform X3 produces the protein MFREKHCLPFSLGETACFMLSYEHPTVFCTSINSRPHPRTWHSAKVARLLAAKPMDLEMKQNKPCTVMALLDGGTLKRHKSWLKAEPPAILVATIRSLCQMLEKQVFKLDTVQILVIDEVDFMFNSSKQVSSLRKLLMSYSSCNSRQTVFASASIPQHKRFLHDCIQQKWTKTDVVHIHVNPIEPMPSCLNHRFVTCHRHRRHQTLLYLLQWDRPDSAIIFVGEQSEKSKKAGNAPPTTLLLEFLKNSYGSCSNILLLEEDMNFNARAASLSEVRQKEGYLIVATDIAARGIDLPETTHIYNFDLPRSAVDYLHRAGRTGRKPFSNKNCIVTSIIASEERFVLKRYENELMFDCEELDLSL
- the LOC115753624 gene encoding DEAD-box ATP-dependent RNA helicase 58, chloroplastic isoform X2; its protein translation is MVLIKFDLTRAKGKRRGFAYRVRLRRIHFPFRSLLLSEERASCSTMAASPTTPLAFLCAPVSPATKLVSSSSLFLPRNPEPKFSTVIARPIQSPLSTPSHEPPRALVSFSPVTDEEADPESAPPTLRRICSGHVPEHILRRMEEVGYVLATDVQREALPALFSGRDCVLHAQTGSGKTLTYLLRIFSVMNTQRSSVQALIVVPTRELGIQVAKVARLLAAKPMDLEMKQNKPCTVMALLDGGTLKRHKSWLKVDFMFNSSKQVSSLRKLLMSYSSCNSRQTVFASASIPQHKRFLHDCIQQKWTKTDVVHIHVNPIEPMPSCLNHRFVTCHRHRRHQTLLYLLQWDRPDSAIIFVGEQSEKSKKAGNAPPTTLLLEFLKNSYGSCSNILLLEEDMNFNARAASLSEVRQKEGYLIVATDIAARGIDLPETTHIYNFDLPRSAVDYLHRAGRTGRKPFSNKNCIVTSIIASEERFVLKRYENELMFDCEELDLSL
- the LOC115753624 gene encoding DEAD-box ATP-dependent RNA helicase 58, chloroplastic isoform X1, with amino-acid sequence MVLIKFDLTRAKGKRRGFAYRVRLRRIHFPFRSLLLSEERASCSTMAASPTTPLAFLCAPVSPATKLVSSSSLFLPRNPEPKFSTVIARPIQSPLSTPSHEPPRALVSFSPVTDEEADPESAPPTLRRICSGHVPEHILRRMEEVGYVLATDVQREALPALFSGRDCVLHAQTGSGKTLTYLLRIFSVMNTQRSSVQALIVVPTRELGIQVAKVARLLAAKPMDLEMKQNKPCTVMALLDGGTLKRHKSWLKAEPPAILVATIRSLCQMLEKQVFKLDTVQILVIDEVDFMFNSSKQVSSLRKLLMSYSSCNSRQTVFASASIPQHKRFLHDCIQQKWTKTDVVHIHVNPIEPMPSCLNHRFVTCHRHRRHQTLLYLLQWDRPDSAIIFVGEQSEKSKKAGNAPPTTLLLEFLKNSYGSCSNILLLEEDMNFNARAASLSEVRQKEGYLIVATDIAARGIDLPETTHIYNFDLPRSAVDYLHRAGRTGRKPFSNKNCIVTSIIASEERFVLKRYENELMFDCEELDLSL
- the LOC115753624 gene encoding DEAD-box ATP-dependent RNA helicase 58, chloroplastic isoform X5: MNTQRSSVQALIVVPTRELGIQVAKVARLLAAKPMDLEMKQNKPCTVMALLDGGTLKRHKSWLKAEPPAILVATIRSLCQMLEKQVFKLDTVQILVIDEVDFMFNSSKQVSSLRKLLMSYSSCNSRQTVFASASIPQHKRFLHDCIQQKWTKTDVVHIHVNPIEPMPSCLNHRFVTCHRHRRHQTLLYLLQWDRPDSAIIFVGEQSEKSKKAGNAPPTTLLLEFLKNSYGSCSNILLLEEDMNFNARAASLSEVRQKEGYLIVATDIAARGIDLPETTHIYNFDLPRSAVDYLHRAGRTGRKPFSNKNCIVTSIIASEERFVLKRYENELMFDCEELDLSL
- the LOC115753624 gene encoding DEAD-box ATP-dependent RNA helicase 58, chloroplastic isoform X4; this encodes MKYSAILVNSRSFMNTQRSSVQALIVVPTRELGIQVAKVARLLAAKPMDLEMKQNKPCTVMALLDGGTLKRHKSWLKAEPPAILVATIRSLCQMLEKQVFKLDTVQILVIDEVDFMFNSSKQVSSLRKLLMSYSSCNSRQTVFASASIPQHKRFLHDCIQQKWTKTDVVHIHVNPIEPMPSCLNHRFVTCHRHRRHQTLLYLLQWDRPDSAIIFVGEQSEKSKKAGNAPPTTLLLEFLKNSYGSCSNILLLEEDMNFNARAASLSEVRQKEGYLIVATDIAARGIDLPETTHIYNFDLPRSAVDYLHRAGRTGRKPFSNKNCIVTSIIASEERFVLKRYENELMFDCEELDLSL
- the LOC115753624 gene encoding DEAD-box ATP-dependent RNA helicase 58, chloroplastic isoform X6, which encodes MDLEMKQNKPCTVMALLDGGTLKRHKSWLKAEPPAILVATIRSLCQMLEKQVFKLDTVQILVIDEVDFMFNSSKQVSSLRKLLMSYSSCNSRQTVFASASIPQHKRFLHDCIQQKWTKTDVVHIHVNPIEPMPSCLNHRFVTCHRHRRHQTLLYLLQWDRPDSAIIFVGEQSEKSKKAGNAPPTTLLLEFLKNSYGSCSNILLLEEDMNFNARAASLSEVRQKEGYLIVATDIAARGIDLPETTHIYNFDLPRSAVDYLHRAGRTGRKPFSNKNCIVTSIIASEERFVLKRYENELMFDCEELDLSL